The region TGCGACGACGCATGAGAGACGTTTTGCGCGCGCTTGACCGCAACGAGTCGGTTACGATTTACTATCGAGGCAAGGAAAAGGCCATTCTATCTCCCAGCCGGCATCAAACGGACAAATCCGTAAAAAAC is a window of Gemmatimonadota bacterium DNA encoding:
- a CDS encoding type II toxin-antitoxin system Phd/YefM family antitoxin, with translation MKASILDLRRRMRDVLRALDRNESVTIYYRGKEKAILSPSRHQTDKSVKNHEAFGMWRDRKDTTDVDAYVRNLRKGRLDDF